In Rhinolophus ferrumequinum isolate MPI-CBG mRhiFer1 chromosome 5 unlocalized genomic scaffold, mRhiFer1_v1.p scaffold_110_arrow_ctg1, whole genome shotgun sequence, one DNA window encodes the following:
- the LOC117019101 gene encoding kinetochore protein Spc25-like — MSCVGKAAGLRPPGEALSYKLVEDELALLDKSINEFWSKFKGNVSDISCQMVGLRDTYKDINKAFAEKLSVKLKEEERMIQILLEYQNQISRQNKLIQEKKDNLLKLIVEVKSKKQEMEVLTANVQDLKEEYARKKETINTAKKASEERLKRLQKSVDVYKDRLGLEIRKIYGDKLQFIFTNIDPKHPDSPFMFSLHLNEARDYEVSDSAPHLECLSEFQENVRKTKNFSAFLANVRKAFSTMAYN, encoded by the coding sequence ATGTCTTGCGTTGGGAAGGCAGCGGGGCTCAGGCCTCCCGGCGAAGCATTGTCTTACAAATTGGTAGAGGACGAACTTGCATTGTTAGATAAAAGCATAAATGAATTTTGGAGTAAATTCAAAGGCAATGTCAGTGACATCTCCTGTCAGATGGTGGGACTAAGAGATACCTACAAGGACATCAATAAAGCATTTGCAGAAAAACTATCTGTgaaattaaaggaagaagaacGAATGATTCAGATACTATTGGAATATCAAAATCAGATCAGCAGGCAGAATAAGCtcattcaagaaaagaaagataacctGTTAAAGTTGATTGTtgaagtaaaaagcaaaaagcaggaaatggaagTACTGACTGCAAATGTCCAGGATCTTAAGGAAGAATATGCTAGGAAGAAGGAAACTATTAATACTGCTAAAAAAGCGAGTGAAGAGAGGTTGAAAAGGCTCCAAAAATCTGTAGACGTGTATAAAGATCGACTTGGACTAGAAATTCGAAAAATTTATGGTGACAAATTGCAGTTTATATTCACTAATATTGACCCTAAGCATCCTGATAGCCCATTTATGTTTTCCCTACACCTAAATGAAGCAAGGGACTATGAAGTGTCAGATAGCGCTCCCCATCTTGAGTGCCTATCAGAATTTCAAGAGAATGTAAGGAAGACCAaaaatttttcagcttttcttgcCAATGTTCGGAAAGCTTTTAGTACTATGGCttataattaa